GCCAGGGGATGCCCAGCCCGGCCAGCACCGCCAGGCCGGCCACGATGCAGACGATCTCCGGAGAGAGCTGGCCCAGCGGCTGCTCGGCCAGAGACACCCCCGGGTACTGGGCCACCAGAAGAAGGTTCAGGAAGCCCCAGCCCAGAAAAAGCCCTGGCAGCGCCCGCCGGACCGCCGGCTTACCGGGGACCATGCCGCAGGCCCTCCAGGAAGCCGGCCACCCGGGCCATGGCCGCCTGCCAGCCCGGCTGGCGCCGGAAATGGGCCAGAGCGGCCACCGCCAGGTCCGCCAGCCGGGAGCGGTCGGCGGCCAGCTGCCGGATGATGCCGGCCAGCCTGGCCCCGTCGGCCGGAGCCAGGAGAAAGCCGTTCCGGCCCGGGGTCACCGTCTCCCGGGCCGCCCCCCGCATCGAGGCCAGGACCGGCAGGCCAAAGGCCATGGCCTCCAGGAGCACGATGCCAAAGCCCTCGTAGGCAAAGGGCATGCACAGGAGATGGCTGGCCGCCAGGACCCTCGCCAGGGCGTCGCCGGCGAGCGGGCCGCAGAATGCCACCCGGCCGCCCAGCCCGGACCGCTCTGCCAGGCCCCGTACCCTTCGGGCATATCCCGGATCCATGGCCAGGCTGCCCACCACCGTGAGCCGCCAGATCGGCTCCGGCACCAGGGCCAAAGCCGAAAGCAGGGGCAGGAGCCCTTTTCGGGGCATGACGTTGCCCAGGAACAGCAGCGCCAGCGGTCCCGAGGCTTGCGCCCGCCGGGTCACGGCTGCCTCGTCCAAGGGCGAGCCCAGGCGGTCACCGGCCGGCGACGCGATCACCGAGG
This genomic interval from Thermodesulfobacteriota bacterium contains the following:
- a CDS encoding glycosyltransferase family 4 protein, whose protein sequence is MHIGLVIYGSLATLTGGYLYDRLLAEQLASRGHRVTVLSLPVRPYPWRLLDNRRRCPPAGEVDLFLEDELCHPSLLRGNPWQGPGQRAPRVAVVHQVLCDEPRPAWRNRLYALAERRYLAAVDGFVFNSQTTATTVASLVAGRRPSVIASPAGDRLGSPLDEAAVTRRAQASGPLALLFLGNVMPRKGLLPLLSALALVPEPIWRLTVVGSLAMDPGYARRVRGLAERSGLGGRVAFCGPLAGDALARVLAASHLLCMPFAYEGFGIVLLEAMAFGLPVLASMRGAARETVTPGRNGFLLAPADGARLAGIIRQLAADRSRLADLAVAALAHFRRQPGWQAAMARVAGFLEGLRHGPR